Genomic DNA from Desulfobacterales bacterium:
GATATCCCCCGTTGATATATTGCCAAAAGGCGGGAAAGATACAGCTCTTTGGTATAGTATCGGCAAACTCTATCGTAAGCAGCCTTCCCCATCATTTTCAGTCGTTCCGTATCCGCAAAAGCGTGATCAATTGTATCGGCAAGCTCACGGGCGTTACCGGGCTCAAAAAACCAGCCGGTCTCGCCTTCTTTAAGCCAGTCCTTAATGCCGCCGATGCGTGATCCAATCACGGGCTTCATATTGGCATAAGCTTCTATACCCACTAAACAGAAATTCTCGAGCCATACCGAGGGAACAATGACCACGGATGAGCGGGCGTAATATTTTCGAGTTTCTTCATATGAGAGACCGGGTATCACTTCAAGCTGACCCGCATAGGCCGGGATGCGTGATTTGATTTCGTCCAGCAGAGGCCCTGCCGTGATAATAACGACCTTGCATTTTGTTTTCAGATACGCACAGGCATCCACAAGAATCTGAACGCCTTTTTCATACGAAGCTCTGCCGACGAAAAGGACCATTTTTTTTTGCGGGTTGAAATGTTTTTGCACAAATCCAGATACTTCGGATTCAGGCCGGACTGGGGTGAAATTGGGAAGCCACGCAATTTGATCAGGTGAAAAACCGTTTTCAAGCAGGCATTCAATCTGCGCCCGACTTTCAGCAATAAGAACCGGTATTTTTTGGTGCGCCATAAAATTTCTGAGCACGAACAATGCATTCCGATCGAAATTGTTTTGCGGCCATAAACCGGATGAAATACAACCCTGGCGAATACACTCAAGACCCAAGGGGTGGGAACAGATGCTTTTGTCGGGAAGTAATTTCCAGTTTGTGAAGCAGTAGAGACGCGGATCATGTATGGATCGTACACAGGGCATCGTCCCGATGAGATACTCGGTAACAGATGAATTCTGAAAATTGTGGATATGGCAGATGTCCGGGGCATGTTTTTTGATGATTGGATGGATTTGTTTGATCGCATTTTGGGCCAGCAATCGATTGCCCGGATAATGATAGCTGAACAGCTCCAAACCCTTGCAGGCATATTCAGGACGGGCGCCGCTCGGCCGCTGGTCGGGATGGTCATTATAAATTATGATATTGGTAAAACCTTCTTCCTCCAGCAGCGCAAGCGTGTCAAACAGCAGCTTCTCAGCACCGCCAATGGGATGATACCAGTCACATATATGCAGGATAGTCTTCATACGGGAATTGTTTTTTCTCATGGGAAAGCCGGCGCAGCGCTGCCCGGGTGCGCGTCAGGTTGATCATATGCCATACCACCAGCAGGTGATTAACAACTTTAGTGATGACGCGTATCTGCTTGAGCTTCAGTCGCAGCGTCCTGAAAGCCGCATGCATAAACAACTCTCTCGGAGAGATGCGTTTCAGGCTGTATTTTGTTTTTTTCATAGCTCTAAACGGCTGTAGGGGTTGCAAACATCAGCGTATCAACCGAAAACCTTTGATTTTTATTCTTACGGTCTTAAATATATTCTTAATTCCATAAAGTTTGACAGCATGATTCATACCGTTCACATATCCCATCAAGCTCATAAAAAACTCAGGGAGATGCCATTTGGTTGTGATATGATTTCTGACCAGAACAACTAAATGTAACGGCAGCCTGGGGTTAATGAAAACCAGGCCGGTATTCCGGAAAAGAAGACTGCGAGGGATTGCTTTTGCCCGGCAGACTATGACAGTGGCGCCAGACGGCAAGTTATCTGGAATTTTCCGGGTAAAGGTGATGTTGATTCCAGCTGGAAGCTGAGAACGGGACGGCAATCTGAAAAAGGCCTGTTCATCTGTAATGCCGCTGATCAGGTGGCGCGCCCGGGGATCACACGCAATGATCATGCCTGGCAAATGCTCCAAAATATCAGGATCCGAAAGATGCACAACCGTTGGTGTTTGTCCGCTATCGATGATGCGCTGAACAACTGCATACAGGTCGTAATACTTCGAGATGTAAAAAGCGCGCACCATGTCTTGCCTAGGAAAATCCGGAATTTCAAAAGAGATGGGAACAATATCGTTGCTGAAATGCTGAGTGGCGGTAATATCACAAAAGAATCGCCCGCGCTCATTTACCATATCCCACACTTCGGTTTTGGGGTAAGGAATGAGCATCCCATAGGTATAGTGATCAAGTCTGAGGGTGCGCTGAAAGCGAACCGTGTCGATGAATTTTTCCAGGGTGTCGCCGGGAAGCCCGATGATATAATACCCCACCGCCTTTATCCCGACCGCTTTAACAATATTTATTGCTTCAACGACGGTCGACAGCGATTCCCCTTTTTTAATGGAATTGAATGTTTCGGGGTTGCCGCTTTCGATGCCGAAAGCAATGCTGGTGCATCCCGCCTGTTTCATCAGACCGGCTAGTTCTCTATCAATGCGATCGGCGCGAATGCCGTTATGGCAGTACCATGAAAGGTTAAGTTTTCGGGTTATGAGTTCACGGCAGATTTCCTTCGCCCGCTCAATATTAAGGGTAAAGTTGTCATCCCAGACTTCAAATGCCTTTATTCCCTTGCTCCGGACGATATATTCAAGTTCAGCGGCAACATTTTTTGCGCTGCGCGCGCGCCACTTTCGTGAGCCCGTAAGTTTATTGACACAGCAATAGGTACACTGGAACGGACATCCGCGGCTGGACAAGATCGGATACCGGAAATCGCGCCAATCAAAGCCTTCAATCGATTCGAAATCGGGAATGGGCAGGTTGTCCAAGTCATCCGGCGGACGCCAGGGGTTTGTAACGATTCGGCCATTTTTGCGATATGCCAATCCATTGATGGGGTCGACGGGTATATGGAGAGACAGGGCTTCAGCCAATTCCACAATGCTCTTTTCCCCCTCTCCCAGTATCGCGTACTCAAAGACGGGAAAATCGCGCAGATAGCTTTCCGGACAAAGTGTTAAATGGGGTCCGCCGACAATAAAATGGGCGTCCGGATATACGGATGAAAGAAAATTGGCGATGTGCCCGCCGGTATTCGCAGTTGCTGTTTTTACGGATACGCCGATGACGCTTGGGCTGAAGTCTAAAACTTTTCCGGCCAGCTCATTGTCATTTAGTTCGTAGCGATTGGCATCCAGTGTCAAGGTCGAGTACCCGACGCTTTGAAGCGCACTCGACAGATAGGCTATGCCGAGGTTGATACTTTCTTTTTGCCAACCGGGAGGATTAATGAAGAGAACTTTTTTATTTTTCATAATAGATCATGTTCGGGAGTACCACGCCAGATCGCTTTCAACCATTTCCTTTACCAGTTCCTCAAAAAGAATGGTTGGCGACCAGTTTAACTTTTTTCGAGCCTTGGACGCGTCTCCCTGTAACACGTTTACCTCCGACGGACGATAAAGTTCATCCGCCACGACCAGATAATCCTTGTAATCCAAATTCACCAATCCAAAAGCGATTTCGAGAAATTCCTTGACCGAACGGGATTGGTTCGTGGCAATGACAAAATCCTCCGGCTCATCCTGCTGCAACATGAGCCACATGGCGCGGACATAATCGCGGCTGTGGCCCCAATCCCGTTTGGCCTCCAGATTTCCCAACCGGATTTCTTTTTCCAAACCCAGCTTTATTTTTGCGGCTGATGATGAAATTTTTCTTGTTACAAACTCTGCGCCTCTTCTGGGCGATTCATGATTGAATAAAATTCCTGACAGCGCGAACAAGTTATACGCCTCTCTATAGTTTCTGGTCAGCTCGAATCCGGCCATTTTTGAAATTCCATAGGGGGATCGTGGGTGAAACGGGGTGTTTTCATTTTGCGGTGTTTCTTTGACATGTCCGAACATTTCGCTGGATGCGGCAAAATAAAATTTGCAGTCAGGTGCTTGTCGTTTGATGGCCGAAAGCACATAATGGGTACCATTAAGGTTGGTGTTGATCGTTGAAAACTCATCCTCAAAGGAATAGGAAACATAGCTTTGGGCGGCCAAATGATAACATTCATCCGGCTTGATATCTGAAATAATATTGAAAAGAGACGCGTAGCTTTCCATGGATGCGCTGTGGATGTGGATCCTGTCCAGGATGTTCCGAAGACGCCACATTCTGGCGCGCGGGTCTTCGATAGCCACCCGTCTGACGACTCCGTGGACTTCGTATCCTTTTTGGAGCAGCAATTCCGATAAATAACTTCCGTCCTGTCCCGTGATCCCTGTAATAAGTGCTTTTTTCACATTATGCTCCCCTTGTCTTTCATTCGTACCGATCATTATACTGCTAAACCGGTTTCATAGCAATATATTGTAGACATTTATTAGTTTCTTGGCAGACTCCTTCCAGCTGAAGCGGTTCACATTTTCCTTTCCTTTTGCAGTATTGTCCAGGCGAAAGGCCGCATCCGTTAGAATTCTTAAGCACTTATCTGTTATTTCGTTAATATTCTCCGGGTCAAACATCATTTCCGGAAACAGCATGATTTCCGGTAGCGAAGATGTGTTGGAAGTTAATGTGGGGCATCCGCACTGCATTGCCTCCAGTGGCGGGATGCCGAATCCCTCCATGAAACTGGGATATACAAACAGACTTGCCTGCTGGTAGAAATATGCCAGGTCGCAAGTAGGGACAAAACCCACAAGATGGATACGGTCCCTGTGTCTTGAGTTGTTGATGTAAGCGAGCGTGTTTTCAAGGTCCCACCCTTTTTTCCCGACAATGACCAAGTGCTCTTTGATGAGGTGATGTTCTATTAAGCGTTCGTATGCCTTAACCATCCCCAGAATATTTTTGCGCGGCTCGATTGTGCTGA
This window encodes:
- a CDS encoding radical SAM protein, with the protein product MKNKKVLFINPPGWQKESINLGIAYLSSALQSVGYSTLTLDANRYELNDNELAGKVLDFSPSVIGVSVKTATANTGGHIANFLSSVYPDAHFIVGGPHLTLCPESYLRDFPVFEYAILGEGEKSIVELAEALSLHIPVDPINGLAYRKNGRIVTNPWRPPDDLDNLPIPDFESIEGFDWRDFRYPILSSRGCPFQCTYCCVNKLTGSRKWRARSAKNVAAELEYIVRSKGIKAFEVWDDNFTLNIERAKEICRELITRKLNLSWYCHNGIRADRIDRELAGLMKQAGCTSIAFGIESGNPETFNSIKKGESLSTVVEAINIVKAVGIKAVGYYIIGLPGDTLEKFIDTVRFQRTLRLDHYTYGMLIPYPKTEVWDMVNERGRFFCDITATQHFSNDIVPISFEIPDFPRQDMVRAFYISKYYDLYAVVQRIIDSGQTPTVVHLSDPDILEHLPGMIIACDPRARHLISGITDEQAFFRLPSRSQLPAGINITFTRKIPDNLPSGATVIVCRAKAIPRSLLFRNTGLVFINPRLPLHLVVLVRNHITTKWHLPEFFMSLMGYVNGMNHAVKLYGIKNIFKTVRIKIKGFRLIR
- a CDS encoding glycosyltransferase family 4 protein — its product is MKTILHICDWYHPIGGAEKLLFDTLALLEEEGFTNIIIYNDHPDQRPSGARPEYACKGLELFSYHYPGNRLLAQNAIKQIHPIIKKHAPDICHIHNFQNSSVTEYLIGTMPCVRSIHDPRLYCFTNWKLLPDKSICSHPLGLECIRQGCISSGLWPQNNFDRNALFVLRNFMAHQKIPVLIAESRAQIECLLENGFSPDQIAWLPNFTPVRPESEVSGFVQKHFNPQKKMVLFVGRASYEKGVQILVDACAYLKTKCKVVIITAGPLLDEIKSRIPAYAGQLEVIPGLSYEETRKYYARSSVVIVPSVWLENFCLVGIEAYANMKPVIGSRIGGIKDWLKEGETGWFFEPGNARELADTIDHAFADTERLKMMGKAAYDRVCRYYTKELYLSRLLAIYQRGIS
- a CDS encoding GDP-mannose 4,6-dehydratase, coding for MKKALITGITGQDGSYLSELLLQKGYEVHGVVRRVAIEDPRARMWRLRNILDRIHIHSASMESYASLFNIISDIKPDECYHLAAQSYVSYSFEDEFSTINTNLNGTHYVLSAIKRQAPDCKFYFAASSEMFGHVKETPQNENTPFHPRSPYGISKMAGFELTRNYREAYNLFALSGILFNHESPRRGAEFVTRKISSSAAKIKLGLEKEIRLGNLEAKRDWGHSRDYVRAMWLMLQQDEPEDFVIATNQSRSVKEFLEIAFGLVNLDYKDYLVVADELYRPSEVNVLQGDASKARKKLNWSPTILFEELVKEMVESDLAWYSRT